One Trichoderma asperellum chromosome 5, complete sequence genomic region harbors:
- a CDS encoding uncharacterized protein (EggNog:ENOG41~TransMembrane:1 (o1142-1165i)) yields MPKRPQETDDGHVAPNAKKPKIGSPSQAINFNHADYTIAWICALPKEQTAAIAMLDRKHPDLPSPTNDDNVYTLGSIGGHNIVIACLPKGRYGTNSAATIATKMIGSFPSIKFGLLVGIGGGIPSKVRLGDVVVSTPVDQYPGVVQWDFGKAEEGGEFRRTGSLNSPPNALLKVLAKLETEHEMQESKVPGFLNEMKQKWPKLYPKYFWNDSLRDPQDEDRERAANVATNIAANELQTRCPDIHHGLIASGNQVIKDAAVRDRLDEDLGEKLLCIEMEAAGLMNDFPCLVVRGICDYADSGKNKDWQEYAAAVAAAFAKEILFTLQIWAVERMDPVRDILSNINAEFGNIRTAVGEITSRQSAQGHQAFLDWLTPIDYTLQQIDYFNKRQPGTGQWLLNSEIYQGWVDTSQQTLFCPGIPGAGKTIFTSIIVNDLFKRFKNDTTIGIAYIYCNFRRHDEQKLHNLLTSLMKQLARDQSCLSQEARTAFDTYKEKINRPSLEESKTLLQQMAASYSRVFILLDALDECQASDGCRTNLLDVMFFLQESTKVNIFATSRFIPEITQKFEACKRIEIRANEYDVRRYVRGQLEGGNIEHLPSLIKNKPALKDEIIEGISDAVDGMFLLAKIYLDTLVDKVTIADVREAVAQLPKQTTGSGEDQRLEILNQAYELAWERIIGQKKGFRNIATRVLGWIICAKRPLSTKELQYALAVKVGTDEVDEDAIPQVHDLVAFCAGLVAVDEESNVIRLVHYTTQEYFEKKKSNWFPDAEAMIAEICISYLSFPAFENCCVGKCCLEKELLSQHFLEYACHYWGDHARVVGKKLDDIVMEFLMSGAKASNACTVMLERFYKQPFYVNVEILHPEKLHRNLPTSGLHLAVHFELEEAVKSLIAAGYDINGVAGVSMTPLLIAAAGGHTSIARMLIDSGPKIYEEYLDAAMQPEVYDEKIVEALIAMKTDDKGFLSTCLEPAVQFGHEAIVKLLLRKGADVNVVFFTDFGPTGYKPLHVAAQYGQEKIVKLLLDKGVDIDTQAEEPKSHYAPLHVAAKYGQMEIIKLLLDRGAKVDAKFSTGKTPLHVAIKFDQEEIAELLLDKGAKVDAKLSNGDTPLHVAAKYGRYSSACIKLLLGRGAVIEARNNEGRTPLFMIVYIFAMFDLFDGSVAIELLLKEGANIEAIDNMGYTPLLFAAERYVAKVLSFWMEQGANANAVTYGGQTSLHLAIHNPDPFIIDILLENGADIEAADGEGRSPLLYAVQRYEEGFGCETQLKNMERLIGKGAITADKDGQTRVSHELICRWRMKMWHNEEQRLKCDCDSPSESVSSYYNS; encoded by the exons ATGCCAAAGCGACCTCAAGAAACTGATGATGGGCATGTGGCCCCCAATGCAAAAAAACCCAAAATAGGCAGTCCGTCTCAGGCGATCAATTTCAACCACGCTGATTATACTATTGCATGGATTTGTGCGTTGCCAAAGGAGCAAACCGCGGCAATTGCCATGCTGGACCGAAAACACCCGGACCTTCCGTCTCCCACCAACGATGACAATGTGTATACCCTAGGATCGATTGGTGGCCATAACATTGTGATTGCTTGTCTACCAAAGGGGAGATACGGCACCAATTCTGCAGCAACTATCGCGACAAAGATGATTGGCTCGTTTCCTTCGATTAAATTTGGTCTGCTAGTTGGCATAGGAGGTGGCATCCCATCCAAGGTTCGACTTGGGGATGTTGTGGTCAGCACGCCAGTTGATCAGTATCCAGGAGTTGTCCAGTGGGATTTTGGAAAAGCTGAGGAAGGTGGTGAGTTTAGACGAACTGGGTCGCTAAACAGCCCACCGAACGCTCTCCTCAAAGTCTTGGCAAAGCTAGAGACTGAACATGAGATGCAAGAGTCTAAAGTTCCCGGTTTCTTGAACGAGATGAAACAGAAATGGCCGAAATTATATCCAAAATATTTTTGGAATGATTCTTTAAGAGATCCGCAAGAcgaagatagagagagagcggcGAATGTAGCAACTAATATCGCCGCTAATGAGCTTCAAACAAGATGCCCAGATATTCACCACGGCTTAATCGCATCCGGTAATCAAGTTATCAAAGATGCTGCAGTTCGTGACCGCCTTGACGAGGATCTTGGCGAGAAGTTACTGTGCATCGAAATGGAAGCAGCAGGATTAATGAACGACTTTCCTTGTCTCGTTGTCCGAGGCATCTGTGATTATGCAGACTCTGGTAAGAACAAAGACTGGCAAGAGTATGCAGCAGCTGTGGCAGCAGCCTTTGCGaaagaaattctttttaCATTGCAAATCTGGGCTGTGGAACGTATGGACCCAGTTAGAG ACATTTTGTCTAACATCAATGCTGAATTTGGAAATATACGAACAGCGGTCGGTGAAATTACGTCTCGGCAGTCAGCTCAGGGCCACCAAGCATTTCTAGACTGGTTGACGCCGATCGACTATACCTTACAGCAAATTGATTATTTCAACAAGCGGCAGCCCGGAACGGGCCAATGGCTTCTCAATTCTGAAATATACCAAGGTTGGGTTGATACTAGCCAGCAGACGTTGTTTTGCCCGGGAATTCCCGGGGCTGGCAAAACCATCTTTACGTCAATTATCGTCAACGATCTTTTCAAAAGGTTTAAAAATGACACCACGATAGGCATTGCCTACATTTACTGCAACTTTCGACGACACGACGAGCAGAAGCTTCACAATCTATTGACAAGCTTGATGAAACAACTAGCTCGTGATCAGAGCTGTTTATCGCAAGAGGCCAGAACAGCGTTTGATACctacaaagaaaaaattaatcGCCCATCTCTGGAAGAGTCCAAAACGCTTCTTCAGCAAATGGCAGCTTCATACTCGAGagtttttattcttcttgatgCTCTAGATGAGTGCCAGGCATCAGATGGATGCAGAACAAATCTTCTGGATGTGATGTTCTTTCTACAAGAGAGCACAAAAGTGAATATTTTTGCAACTTCAAGATTCATTCCGGAAATTACCCAAAAATTTGAAGCATGCAAGCGCATAGAAATTCGTGCAAATGAGTATGACGTGCGAAGATATGTGCGAGGTCAACTGGAGGGAGGCAACATCGAACATCTACCTTCTCTAATCAAGAACAAACCAGCACTAAAAGATGAGATTATAGAAGGGATATcagatgctgttgatggaaT GTTCCTCTTGGCGAAGATCTATCTAGACACACTCGTTGATAAAGTCACAATCGCAGACGTTAGGGAGGCAGTGGCACAATTACCAAAGCAGACAACAGGCTCTGGGGAAGACCAAAGACTAGAGATATTGAACCAAGCATACGAATTGGCTTGGGAGAGAATAATTGGGCAGAAAAAAGGATTTCGGAATATTGCCACGCGCGTTCTGGGATGGATCATATGTGCAAAGCGACCATTATCTACGAAAGAACTCCAATATGCGCTCGCTGTTAAAGTTGGAACGGATGAGGtagatgaagatgctatCCCACAAGTTCATGACCTGGTTGCTTTTTGTGCTGGGTTAGTCGCTGTTGATGAAGAAAGCAATGTCATCAGACTGGTGCACTATACAACCCAAGAATACTtcgagaaaaagaagagcaattGGTTCCCTGATGCGGAGGCTATGATCGCTGAAATATGCATTTCTTACCTCTCTTTTCCGGCGTTTGAAAACTGCTGTGTGGGAAAATGTTGCTTGGAGAAAGAACTGCTTTCTCAACATTTTCTTGAGTACGCTTGTCACTACTGGGGCGACCACGCACGCGTGGTTGGAAAGAAGCTGGATGACATTGTTATGGAATTTCTCATGAGCGGAGCTAAAGCATCTAATGCCTGTACAGTGATGCTGGAGCGCTTTTATAAGCAGCCTTTTTATGTTAACGTAGAGATTCTACACCCAGAAAAGCTGCACCGCAACCTACCAACGTCAGGTTTGCATCTTGCCGTACATTTCGAACTCGAAGAAGCAGTCAAGTCGTTAATTGCCGCCGGGTACGACATAAACGGCGTCGCAGGGGTCTCAATGACGCCGTTGTTGATAGCAGCAGCCGGTGGACACACAAGTATCGCCAGGATGTTAATTGACAGCGGACCTAAAATCTACGAGGAATATTTAGATGCGGCTATGCAACCAGAGGTTTACGACGAAAAAATTGTCGAGGCGCTTATTGCAATGAAAACTGATGACAAGGGATTTTTATCGACCTGCCTAGAGCCGGCCGTTCAATTCGGTCATGAGGCTATTGTTAAGCTGTTGCTTCGAAAAGGTGCAGACGTGAATGTAGTGTTCTTTACTGATTTTGGGCCAACTGGTTATAAACCACTGCACGTTGCAGCCCAGTATGGGCAAGAGAAGATTGTCAAGTTGTTACTTGACAAAGGTGTCGATATCGATACACAAGCAGAGGAGCCAAAGTCACATTATGCACCACTGCACGTGGCGGCCAAGTATGGGCAAATGGAAATCATTAAGTTATTACTCGACAGAGGAGCCAAAGTTGACGCAAAGTTCTCGACTGGTAAAACGCCCTTGCATGTAGCAATCAAGTTTGACCAAGAGGAAATTGCCGAGTTGTTGCTTGACAAAGGTGCCAAAGTTGATGCAAAGCTCTCAAATGGCGACACGCCCCTGCACGTAGCAGCCAAGTATGGACGGTATTCAAGTGCCTGTATTAAGTTGCTACTTGGAAGAGGCGCTGTCATTGAGGCCCGCAATAATGAAGGCCGCACGCCTTTATTTATGATTGTCTACATCTTTGCGATGTTTGACCTTTTTGATGGTAGTGTCGCTATTGAGCTACTGCTGAAAGAGGGGGCCAATATTGAAGCAATAGATAATATGGGTTATACGCCACTGTTATTCGCAGCTGAACGTTACGTGGCAAAAGTTTTATCATTTTGGATGGAGCAGGGAGCCAATGCTAACGCTGTGACGTACGGCGGTCAAACATCACTGCATCTGGCAATTCATAACCCCGATCCTTTTATAATTGATATACTGCTTGAAAACGGCGCTGATATTGAAGCGGCTGATGGCGAAGGCCGTTCGCCGCTTTTATATGCAGTACAAAGATATGAAGAAGGCTTTGGTTGTGAGACGCAGCTGAAAAACATGGAGCGGTTAATTGGAAAGGGGGCCATTACGGCAGATAAAGATGGTCAGACACGGGTCTCACATGAGCTAATATGTCGCTGGCGGATGAAAATGTGGCATAATGAGGAACAGAGACTCAAATGTGACTGTGACAGCCCTTCTGAGTCAGTTTCTTCATACTATAATTCTTAA
- a CDS encoding uncharacterized protein (EggNog:ENOG41), protein MHQAIRSRRYDKITVVGEYTRTSPSEIFHGEKTDKSFNWQCPTALIVGNELQIQCFPGYDHVEHYAELIATYLDLQQREGNEALTIPSNVNFIPCSCSDTQRALHSTNLKELPSDVDTVVLGLVHRLSRLTGDVEWRGGDGCFGWVVRRFNNRVVAFIGCRPSFWGDIAGEVVHYLASFLSVREVIYFGKIGSVKKSIRPNNYLATGGRSYVQGQLVEWENSLESSTLLLALDCVIVGNHVTLGSVLHETKDWLSTLPVYADFVDPEVGMMAQAAIRSRIKFGYLHIFSDNVAEKYVEDLSNERERSVLVGISHLYDVVQDILHHYLSTNPLKANGHRS, encoded by the coding sequence ATGCATCAAGCAATTCGAAGCCGAAGATATGACAAGATTACAGTTGTTGGCGAATATACTCGAACCAGCCCATCAGAGATCTTCCATGGTGAGAAGACAGACAAATCATTCAATTGGCAGTGTCCGACTGCTCTTATTGTCGGCAATGAGCTCCAAATCCAGTGTTTCCCCGGCTACGACCACGTTGAGCATTATGCTGAGTTAATTGCCACGTATCTTGACCTTCAGCAACGAGAGGGTAACGAAGCGCTGACTATACCTTCGAATGTCAATTTTATTCCCTGTTCCTGTTCAGATACTCAGAGAGCCCTCCACTCTACCAATCTGAAAGAGCTTCCGTCTGATGTCGACACGGTGGTTCTTGGTCTCGTCCATCGCTTGAGTCGGCTCACAGGAGATGTTGAATGGCGGGGCGGAGATGGTTGTTTCGGCTGGGTAGTGAGACGGTTCAATAACCGAGTGGTCGCTTTTATAGGGTGCCGACCATCATTCTGGGGCGACATTGCTGGCGAAGTCGTGCACTACCTGgcctcctttctctctgttCGCGAGGTTATATACTTTGGTAAAATTGGCAGCGTGAAAAAGAGCATCAGACCAAATAATTACTTGGCAACGGGAGGACGATCGTACGTGCAAGGTCAGCTCGTGGAGTGGGAGAATTCTCTCGAGTCTTCAACCCTTCTTCTGGCCTTGGATTGCGTAATTGTTGGAAATCATGTCACGCTGGGAAGTGTCCTGCATGAAACCAAGGATTGGTTAAGTACGTTGCCTGTCTATGCGGATTTCGTGGATCCCGAAGTTGGAATGATGGCACAGGCAGCTATTAGGAGCAGAATTAAATTTGGTTATTTGCACATTTTCTCGGATAATGTGGCTGAGAAGTACGTCGAAGATCTCTCAAACGAAAGGGAACGAAGCGTCTTAGTGGGAATATCACATCTCTACGATGTTGTTCAGGATATTCTGCATCATTATCTCTCTACCAATCCACTGAAGGCTAATGGGCACAGAAGCTGA
- a CDS encoding uncharacterized protein (TransMembrane:2 (i21-41o47-68i)), which translates to MAVSFLHAWSGGTRTKMRSSGFSWGLMVLFSLFLAAGAGPSLSGAEFFWESGLLCGFLFWLGIFRVAARFLRVFGPPRWVHVGGDEGLEGSIKDSSYLFCHCGGGFGGILC; encoded by the exons ATGGCCGTCAGCTTTCTCCATGCGTGGTCTGGCGGGACTCGGACGAAGATGCGGTCATCGGGTTTTTCCTGGGGTTTGAtggttttgttttctttgtttttggcaGCGGGGGCCGGCCCTTCGCTGTCGGGAGCAGAGTTTTTCTGGGAGTCGGGGCTTCTTTGCGGTTTTTTGTT TTGGTTGGGCATCTTTCGAGTCGCTGCCCGTTTTCTCAGGGTTTTTGGGCCTCCCCGCTGGGTTCATGTGGGAGGCGACGAAGGTCTCGAGGGCAGCATTAAGGACAGCTCGTATTTGTTCTGCCACTGCGGAGGAGGGTTTGGTGGTATATTGTGCTAG
- a CDS encoding uncharacterized protein (EggNog:ENOG41), producing the protein MTDDYAVSLYYSTNRLSTQASLVPVQLRLAYVAIHRLREQLGPEFHILADYICVTSVCTSGDTTSPENVGRLISEWSRKGKQYDSIAASLGGTDALLVLPEDISPTVRWERLPVIGDDRDNMITALLNRGIKTAVKECDHVTELIFGHLTYKMMEWIQGNFLTWAATNNINFRSKKPTRSKSNPNGRPVKRRNLSSHCDHHITKVLQESSMGRGYEIQENSACCQAAHLAGFYVDSAPFVKALCDAQRQPSSTNETFPIWPTRLSADLRKYNVPDIVTRNTDGGGGYPDKDMATELEKHNKILPEILASRPQQFQQPVTVTKSDAIPMLPYWPWETELVELPLVDMR; encoded by the exons ATGACCGATGACTACGCcgtttctttatattattctACAAATCGACTCAGCACCCAGGCGTCGCTTGTGCCTGTTCAACTTAGACTAGCCTACGTTGCAATCCATCGTTTACGAGAGCAGCTTGGCCCCGAATTCCACATCTTAGCGGACTACATTTGCGTTACATCCGTTTGTACTTCCGGCGATACAACCAGTCCAGAAAATGTTGGGAGATTGATATCTGAATGGAGCCGAAAGGGGAAGCAATACGACTCAATTGCAGCGAGCTTAGGGGGTACGGATGCGCTGTTAGTGCTTCCTGAAGATATTTCTCCAACTGT CAGGTGGGAACGCCTACCTGTGATAGGAGATGATCGAGATAACATGATCACAGCTCTTCTTAATAGGGGAATTAAAACAGCAGTGAAGGAATGTGACCATGTGACTGAGCTAATTTTTGGCCATTTGACCTACAAGATGATGGAATGGATTCAAGGGAATTTTCTAACATGGGCCGCCACGAACAATATCAATTTCAGATCAAAGAAACCAACCAGGTCGAAGTCAAATCCGAATGGTCGACCGGTCAAACGTCGGAATCTGTCTTCTCATTGCG ATCATCATATAACGAAAGTATTGCAAGAGAGCTCGATGGGTCGGGGTTATGAAATCCAAGAAAATTCTGCTTGCTGTCAAGCTGCGCATTTGGCCGGGTTTTATGTCGACTCCGCGCCATTCGTGAAGGCGCTGTGTGATGCCCAAAGGCAGCCCAGCTCTACAAACGAAACTTTTCCGATTTGGCCTACCCGACTCTCTGCTGACTTGCGAAAATACAACGTGCCGGATATTGTTACTCGAAACACAGATGGAGGTGGCGGGTACCCAGATAAGGACATGGCAACAGAACTCGAAAAGCACAACAAAATCCTGCCAGAAATCTTAGCGAGTCGTCCACAGCAGTTCCAGCAACCTGTTACAGTTACAAAGAGTGATGCAATTCCAATGCTACCCTACTGGCCTTGGGAGACGGAGTTAGTAGAATTGCCACTAGTGGACATGCGATAG
- a CDS encoding uncharacterized protein (EggNog:ENOG41), which produces MAIKIILVARAGYLCRKDILELRMRHSEWIESVIPFSTANGYYPSVERDAENVLLALLVSSPGALLLRKPHNTLYRETMKTVEEDLKVRLSFDWVLPTPPSERKVAMVGGRSMFDAKNKGFCYRGAYEAAEALGISVVVVDRPGYWLQDEAYSQLRSDFVSIDMIIDEGLPSRIADAVKDLEIDGIDSFADELVGATAQAAERLGLPTDPVSAYMRALDKHETSKLFNTTIQILLLDNAGLLDDPSMLPQLESLRYPLIIKPCRGGGSRGVMKANSWASLRQAARQVEDWGYSKQGILIETYVDGPEVDANFALWEGEILFFEICDDFPCDADAEDATTSDTFAEDNMVMPSRLPREERDLVRSSLHNSLLQLGFRSGVFHVEARIQNSTMRYQDTNGIVDLESADGISEGAGNRRQPEVFLVEVNPRPADFDNIYGIAYTYGVDFNSLHWLRALDDEKMGSVSQDMALSRPALGQDVQLGMLYDVRTSQFFAGVSLWNNDVVNAKQELDEQKVQNADYNFSYSLEEALSNSSLNSSTHEAPVDVSCNVVRRTRRIPQEVLVSMKYEKYLADPSYMRFVAEVVEGGCATLSFIQPCSTAEEAKKITGELKVSAVKITVKGSAEVEFLEQNESVFENVKISYSGAMAENVSSIQDARRVVATMPTNLAKRLNTLHYKLLPLSVLETKANRLIRSLDTGLVTKTAAALQAGIIVALGIKGLVTQEVFQKQFPAIKRQIINFHTAFSAAETQFTKNARRLLPELKYTEASALRATVATLLADNFEDRLGGLTPQSLIDGGAPRLLLSFGGWSLNRARQTPTPGEHQVCVIQN; this is translated from the exons ATGGCCATCAAAATCATACTTGTGGCTCGCGCTGGCTACCTGTGCAGGAAAGATATTCTGGAGTTGAGGATGCGTCATTCCGAATGGATTGAATCTGTGATTCCATTTTCAACCGCTAACGGCTACTATCCCTCCGTTGAACGAGACGCAGAAAATGTTCTTCTCGCTCTGCTAGTATCATCTCCTGGAGCTTTACTTCTGAGAAAACCGCATAATACTTTGTACCGAGAGACGATGAAGACCGTCGAAGAGGATCTGAAGGTACGACTATCATTCGATTGGGTACTGCCGACTCCGCCCTCGGAACGAAAAGTGGCTATGGTAGGCGGACGGAGCATGTTTGACGCAAAAAACAAGGGATTCTGCTATAGGGGTGCATatgaagctgctgaagctcttGGAATTTCTGTCGTTGTGGTCGACCGACCGGGATATTGGCTCCAAGACGAGGCATACTCTCAGCTTCGGAGTGACTTTGTTTCTATTGATATGATCATAGACGAGGGGCTACCATCGAGAATTGCAGACGCTGTCAAAGACTTGGAGATTGACGGCATCGATTCATTCGCAGATGAGCTTGTAGGTGCAACTgcacaagcagcagaaagactGGGTCTTCCAACCGACCCCGTGTCGGCATACATGCGGGCTCTTGACAAGCACGAAACAAGCAAGCTATTCAACACAACTATCCAAATACTTCTTCTCGACAATGCAGGACTGTTGGATGACCCGTCGATGTTACCGCAATTAGAATCCTTACGCTACCCCTTGATCATCAAACCATGTCGAGGTGGGGGTTCCAGAGGGGTTATGAAAGCGAATAGCTGGGCGAGCCTGCGTCAGGCTGCGCGTCAAGTGGAGGATTGGGGTTATTCTAAGCAAGGCATTCTCATAGAAACCTATGTCGATGGCCCAGAAGTGGATGCCAACTTTGCGCTCTGGGAAGGCGAGATACTCTTTTTCGAAATATGTGACGATTTCCCCTGTGATGCCGATGCGGAAGACGCCACGACCTCCGATACTTTTGCCGAAGACAACATGGTTATGCCCAGCCGCCTACCGCGCGAGGAGAGAGACTTGGTTCGGTCATCCTTACACAACTCGCTTCTTCAGTTGGGCTTCCGCTCGGGTGTTTTTCACGTGGAAGCCCGGATACAGAACTCGACAATGCGTTACCAAGATACCAACGGCATCGTCGATTTGGAGTCGGCTGACGGCATATCAGAAGGAGCGGGAAACCGAAGGCAACCTGAAGTATTTCTAGTTGAAGTCAACCCCCGGCCAGCGGATTTTGATAACATTTACGGAATTGCGTACACCTATGGTGTCGACTTCAACAGTCTTCATTGGCTGCGAGCCCTTGACGATG AGAAAATGGGATCTGTTTCTCAAGATATGGCTCTGTCGCGGCCTGCCCTTGGACAGGATGTACAGCTAGGTATGCTGTACGATGTACGCACCTCTCAATTCTTCGCTGGCGTTTCGCTCTGGAACAATGATGTCGTCAATGCAAAGCAAGAACTAGATGAACAAAAGGTCCAGAACGCCGATTATAACTTCTCGTACTCTCTTGAAGAGGCGCTCAGCAACAGTTCCCTCAAT TCAAGCACACATGAGGCACCTGTCGACGTGTCGTGCAACGTTGTGCGTCGCACCCGCCGCATCCCACAGGAAGTCTTGGTGTCTATGAAGTATGAGAAGTATCTTGCTGACCCTAGCTACATGCGCTTCGTTGCTGAAGTGGTTGAGGGTGGATGTGCCACCCTTAGCTTCATCCAGCCCTGTTCAACTGCCGAGGAAGCGAAGAAGATTACGGGCGAGCTTAAGGTTAGCGCTGTGAAAATTACAGTCAAAGGCAGCGCCGAGGTGGAATTCTTGGAGCAGAACGAGTCTGTGTTTGAGAATGTCAAGATCTCGTACAGCGGTGCAATGGCCGAGAACGTGTCCAGCATCCAAGACGCCCGCCGCGTCGTAGCGACGATGCCGACAAATCTGGCAAAACGGCTCAACACGCTCCATTATAagcttctgcctctttcgGTGCTCGAAACTAAGGCGAACCGCCTTATCCGTAGTCTTGATACTGGCCTTGTCACCAAGACAGCTGCGGCACTTCAGGCCGGCATTATAGTAGCCCTCGGGATCAAGGGTTTGGTGACGCAAGAAGTGTTCCAGAAGCAATTTCCAGCGATAAAGCGTCAGATCATAAACTTTCACACTGCTTTTTCAGCAGCTGAGACTCAGTTCACAAAGAACGCACGACGTCTTCTGCCCGAACT GAAATACACTGAAGCCAGTGCTCTTCGCGCAACAGTTGCCACGCTGCTGGCCGACAACTTCGAGGATCGTCTCGGCGGGCTAACACCCCAGTCGCTGATTGACGGTGGAGCTCCAAgactactattatcttttgGTGGTTGGTCCCTCAATCGGGCGCGCCAAACACCCACTCCAGGTGAGCATCAAGTCTGCGTC